One Chitinophaga sp. H8 DNA window includes the following coding sequences:
- a CDS encoding SusC/RagA family TonB-linked outer membrane protein yields the protein MRKSLFLLLSVLCLAAGQVFAQSRTITGKVTSADDGQPVIGATVIVKGTSTGAVTNPDGVYSIKLPDGTSSPVLVFKSVGMQQLESKLGASNTVNVVMHLDITKLTETVVTANAIRRDKRSLGYAAPIIKNDELTRGQSTSPLNALAGKVAGVNITTTASAPGSSSRIVLRGGSSIAGNNQALMVVDGVPIDNSSLLGNSDKLGKDARNNVDFGNRGNDINPDDIESISVLKGPAAAALYGSRASNGAIVITTKQGKKIDGNKKQEITFNTAVTFSNVLKLPTFQNEYGEGYYDFDPKENTSWGPKFDGKDREWGQEINGKRQSKPYVALKDNIKNFFELGKAINNNLSLSGAGEKTSYYLSLNSLNSDGIMPGGYDNYNKYGVRFNGTAQLSNKFYTSIGVNYTKINSNMIQGGQDGGSVYNTVLQTPRDIPLDKMGDLSNPYYSMGGFYDEEGNEGYGYYNAYVKSPYYILKNYKNLNDVDRVNGNFTIGYKPVEWLDIVERVGADVYSDRRRYKSPKFNFAPLDTKSGNYGPEYAQVETGKYGEDHFNLSEITHDLMVTAKKQFNKDFNASLMVGNNVRQRTFTTLQTATNTANGLVIPGWYSLDNSDGPIYSFNEYTNRRLVGLYGELNLAYKNMIFLGATARNDWSSTLPIANNSFFYPSVNGSFVFSELLNGTKASNVISYGKVRASWAQVGNDASPYLLKTYYNKTELRGGFAINTFPFNGVPGYTMGDRIGNAGLKPEITTAFEVGTEMNFFNDRISVDFSYYQNKSKDQILSTPISNATGFGFKALNTGLVQNKGVELSLRGTPIRTASGFTLELYGTYTKNDNEVLEIANGVSQVSLGGFGGMSIVAAVGKPYGTFYSEAMMRDDQGRVVINKQTGTPMKTDAVYLGSYNPDYMASAGANASYKGFSFNILFDTKQGGRFFSRTRDNMLFTGTDPETIVGGREPHVWPNSVYDDGTGKLVENTSIKFDPTSYFSGPSRATGENIVDASYIRLREISLSYRLPQALLRRTPFGNASVGLFGNNLALWTAKDNIYADPEINSSGASNAQGFDFTAQPSVRNFGFNLKVTF from the coding sequence ATGAGGAAAAGTCTATTTCTCCTCCTGTCCGTGCTATGTCTGGCAGCTGGTCAGGTTTTTGCGCAGAGTCGCACTATAACGGGGAAAGTTACATCAGCAGATGATGGGCAACCTGTAATAGGAGCCACAGTAATAGTGAAAGGCACCAGCACCGGTGCGGTTACAAACCCGGATGGGGTTTATTCCATTAAACTTCCGGATGGTACATCAAGCCCTGTACTTGTATTTAAGTCAGTTGGTATGCAACAACTGGAATCCAAACTGGGTGCATCCAATACCGTTAATGTGGTGATGCATCTGGACATTACCAAACTTACAGAAACCGTAGTAACGGCAAATGCCATACGCCGTGACAAACGTTCACTGGGTTATGCAGCTCCCATCATCAAAAACGATGAGCTGACCAGAGGTCAGAGCACCAGCCCTTTGAATGCACTCGCAGGTAAGGTAGCCGGTGTGAACATCACCACTACTGCAAGTGCACCTGGTAGTTCTTCCAGGATTGTACTGAGAGGTGGTTCTTCCATTGCCGGTAATAACCAGGCGCTGATGGTAGTAGATGGGGTACCCATTGATAACTCCAGCCTTTTGGGTAACAGTGATAAACTGGGTAAGGATGCCCGCAATAACGTAGACTTTGGTAACAGGGGAAATGATATCAACCCGGATGATATTGAATCTATTTCAGTATTGAAAGGGCCTGCGGCAGCGGCATTGTATGGTTCCCGTGCATCTAATGGTGCGATCGTCATCACTACCAAACAAGGTAAAAAGATAGATGGTAATAAAAAACAGGAAATCACTTTCAATACAGCCGTTACTTTTTCTAATGTACTGAAACTGCCTACTTTCCAGAATGAATATGGAGAAGGATATTATGACTTTGATCCTAAAGAAAATACCAGCTGGGGACCTAAGTTTGATGGTAAGGATAGAGAATGGGGACAGGAAATTAACGGAAAAAGACAGTCTAAGCCTTATGTAGCCCTGAAAGATAATATCAAGAACTTTTTTGAACTGGGAAAAGCTATCAATAATAACCTGTCCTTATCTGGTGCAGGCGAAAAAACATCCTACTATTTATCACTGAACAGCCTGAATTCTGATGGTATCATGCCAGGCGGTTATGATAACTATAACAAGTATGGTGTACGTTTTAACGGTACAGCCCAGTTGAGCAATAAATTCTATACCAGCATCGGTGTTAATTATACCAAGATTAACAGCAACATGATCCAGGGTGGTCAGGATGGTGGTTCTGTATACAACACTGTATTACAGACACCCCGTGATATTCCTTTGGACAAGATGGGTGATCTGAGCAATCCTTATTACAGTATGGGAGGATTCTATGATGAAGAAGGAAATGAAGGATATGGCTACTATAACGCTTATGTGAAGAGCCCTTATTATATCCTGAAAAACTACAAGAATCTGAATGATGTGGATCGTGTGAACGGTAACTTTACCATTGGTTACAAACCCGTTGAGTGGTTGGATATCGTGGAAAGAGTAGGTGCCGATGTGTATTCAGATCGCAGAAGATATAAGAGTCCAAAATTCAATTTTGCTCCTTTAGATACCAAATCCGGAAATTATGGTCCTGAATATGCACAGGTGGAAACCGGTAAATACGGAGAAGACCATTTTAACCTGAGTGAAATTACACATGACCTGATGGTTACTGCCAAAAAGCAGTTTAACAAGGATTTCAATGCCTCTTTAATGGTAGGTAACAACGTTCGCCAGCGTACCTTTACTACCCTGCAAACAGCTACGAATACTGCAAATGGTCTGGTAATTCCAGGATGGTATAGCCTGGATAACAGTGATGGTCCTATCTATTCCTTTAATGAGTATACCAACCGCCGTCTGGTAGGTTTATACGGAGAGTTGAACCTGGCTTATAAAAACATGATATTCCTGGGAGCAACCGCCCGTAACGACTGGTCTTCCACATTACCAATAGCCAATAATTCATTCTTCTATCCAAGTGTGAATGGTTCCTTTGTTTTTTCTGAACTGCTGAACGGCACTAAAGCCAGCAACGTGATCAGTTATGGTAAAGTGCGTGCCAGCTGGGCGCAGGTGGGTAATGATGCAAGTCCTTACCTGTTAAAAACATACTATAACAAAACAGAGCTCAGAGGCGGTTTTGCTATCAATACCTTCCCCTTTAATGGTGTACCTGGTTATACCATGGGAGATCGTATCGGTAATGCTGGTCTGAAGCCTGAAATCACCACTGCATTTGAGGTAGGTACGGAGATGAACTTCTTTAATGACAGGATCTCTGTAGACTTCTCTTATTATCAGAATAAATCTAAAGACCAGATCCTGAGCACGCCTATTTCAAATGCTACCGGTTTTGGATTTAAAGCATTGAATACAGGGCTTGTTCAGAATAAAGGGGTGGAACTGAGCCTGCGTGGTACACCTATCCGTACCGCTTCCGGATTTACACTGGAATTGTACGGTACTTATACCAAGAACGACAATGAAGTATTGGAAATCGCCAATGGCGTAAGCCAGGTATCCTTAGGTGGTTTTGGTGGTATGAGCATTGTTGCTGCAGTAGGGAAACCTTATGGTACTTTCTATTCCGAAGCGATGATGCGTGATGACCAGGGACGTGTAGTGATCAATAAACAAACCGGTACACCTATGAAAACAGATGCGGTATACCTGGGATCCTACAATCCGGATTATATGGCTTCTGCAGGTGCTAATGCTTCCTATAAAGGATTCAGCTTTAATATCCTGTTTGATACCAAACAAGGTGGCAGATTCTTCTCCAGAACAAGAGACAACATGTTATTTACCGGAACAGACCCTGAAACAATCGTGGGTGGCCGTGAACCACATGTATGGCCAAATTCCGTTTATGATGATGGTACCGGCAAACTGGTAGAGAACACCTCTATTAAATTTGATCCCACCAGTTATTTTTCTGGTCCATCCAGAGCTACAGGTGAAAATATCGTAGATGCTTCGTATATCCGGTTACGTGAAATAAGCCTGAGCTACAGATTACCACAGGCGTTGTTGAGAAGAACACCATTCGGTAATGCATCCGTTGGTTTGTTTGGTAACAACCTGGCATTATGGACAGCAAAGGATAATATCTATGCAGACCCTGAAATCAATTCTTCCGGAGCCAGCAATGCGCAGGGTTTTGATTTTACGGCGCAACCATCCGTGCGGAATTTCGGGTTTAACCTGAAAGTGACATTCTAA
- a CDS encoding SusD/RagB family nutrient-binding outer membrane lipoprotein, which yields MKKGYIKSALGALAICMVTTTGCKNFLDINDNPNAPENAQVSLILPSAQAGISFVLGGTFQIYGNIWSQYWTQNFGASQYRSIDQYQPGAADYDWPWNNLYSNSLEDLEMILKEGRSDKNKQYAAIALLMKAYNYQMLTDAFGDVPLKEATKGDDNLNPKYDTQKEVYDSIFKYIDEAQAMIDPASAYLPGADDLIFGGDMEQWDRFANTLKLRAYLRLLDVDKAKAEAGIKAVVAKHNFLERDAEVKYSGTGDNQNPVYSEIVQLQFTSNLLASATCVDTMNALQDPRVSVFYQPLAATGKVTPIVQGGFALITSGSYSTPSFVVGARYSNNKSAMAPVKFISAAESYFLQAEASARGYGGGSASGLYGQGISASFSSYDIAEGSYVADRVAAFPAAAEGRIRDIITQKYFAMCGNQGFEAWTEYRRTGYPSFLIKSKASIYNDDSKPQRFLYPSSEVTNNGNFPGSKLLTDKVWWDTK from the coding sequence ATGAAAAAAGGTTATATAAAATCCGCACTGGGAGCATTAGCCATCTGTATGGTGACGACTACCGGGTGTAAAAATTTCCTGGATATTAACGATAATCCGAATGCACCGGAAAATGCACAGGTATCTTTGATTTTACCTTCTGCGCAGGCGGGCATCTCGTTTGTGTTGGGGGGTACGTTTCAGATTTACGGTAATATCTGGAGCCAATACTGGACACAGAACTTTGGTGCTTCCCAGTATAGGTCTATAGATCAGTATCAGCCAGGTGCAGCTGATTATGACTGGCCCTGGAATAACCTGTACAGCAACTCTCTGGAAGATCTGGAGATGATCCTGAAAGAAGGCCGGTCTGACAAGAATAAACAATATGCTGCGATTGCTTTGCTGATGAAGGCATATAACTATCAGATGCTGACAGATGCTTTTGGTGATGTGCCATTAAAAGAAGCAACAAAGGGGGATGATAATCTGAACCCTAAATATGATACACAAAAAGAAGTGTATGACAGCATTTTTAAATACATTGACGAGGCACAAGCTATGATCGATCCTGCGTCTGCTTACCTGCCAGGTGCGGATGACCTGATCTTTGGAGGTGATATGGAGCAATGGGACAGATTTGCTAATACACTGAAATTAAGAGCTTATCTGCGCCTGCTGGATGTAGATAAAGCGAAAGCAGAAGCAGGTATTAAAGCGGTAGTAGCTAAACACAATTTCCTGGAAAGAGATGCGGAAGTGAAATACTCTGGTACTGGTGATAACCAGAACCCGGTTTATTCTGAAATTGTTCAGCTGCAGTTTACCTCCAATTTGCTGGCAAGTGCTACCTGTGTGGATACGATGAATGCATTGCAGGACCCCAGGGTGAGCGTATTTTATCAGCCACTGGCCGCCACAGGAAAGGTAACCCCTATCGTACAGGGAGGCTTTGCGTTGATTACATCTGGTAGTTACTCTACGCCTTCTTTTGTAGTAGGAGCAAGGTATTCCAACAATAAATCAGCTATGGCACCGGTTAAATTCATTTCTGCAGCAGAAAGTTATTTCCTGCAGGCGGAAGCATCTGCTCGTGGTTATGGCGGAGGTAGTGCTTCTGGTTTGTATGGACAAGGTATCAGTGCCAGCTTTAGCTCTTATGATATAGCTGAAGGCTCTTATGTAGCTGACAGAGTAGCCGCATTTCCGGCAGCAGCAGAAGGACGTATCAGGGACATCATTACCCAGAAATACTTTGCTATGTGCGGTAATCAGGGTTTTGAGGCATGGACTGAATATCGTCGTACCGGATATCCCAGCTTCCTGATCAAGTCAAAAGCTTCGATTTACAATGATGACAGCAAACCACAGCGTTTCCTGTATCCAAGTTCAGAAGTGACCAACAATGGTAACTTCCCGGGTTCCAAGTTGCTTACCGACAAAGTATGGTGGGATACTAAATAA
- a CDS encoding SusC/RagA family TonB-linked outer membrane protein: MKRELLAWLFVVTSVLHATAQTRTISGKVTDAKDGSPLPGVTVVVKGTTKGVFTIGDGTYRITEVSPGSVLVFSFVGYLNREMTIGAGNNIDVALETDKKQLGEIVVTAVGIKRSEKSLGYSLSQVKPDELLQKSEPDMLKGLQGKVAGVDIRVSQGTPGAATRINIRGNTSFFGNNEPLIVVDGVPYNNDQITTSSQTSGGGAYSSGLSSLDPNDIASMTVLKGAAAAALYGSRASNGAVIITTKSGSAGRSKKGLEVSYSTSLSFENIANLPKYQNTYGPGTLFNYANANGSWGPRFGTLDSIPVWPDYLAAFPELFPTGKVAYRAIPNNVKDLFKTGSIYENSVTVNGGDEKTALSATASYLNQDGYVPNSSFNRANISIGGSSKLGMGVTVGGNFSYSRSNQVGGVFGENQVEGSASSFARNLFLARNWNIAGLPFEDKNGLPVSTSNAQYDNPLWSFRHNTISTVTDRYIASIKLGYEINPWISLNYQIGTNTNTFFRREITDIGSRAAEGKGRIKEQNYQFQEIESNFLVTLTPKINEDFDFKAVLGHNVNQRTMRNQIILGNEIISPGIYTITNTKTVLPDKGEYTRRRLWGLFADLELGYKQFAFLTFTGRNDWSSTLPTNSHSYFYPSVSGSFVFTQAFDIGGDVLNFGKIRASWARVGRDADPYSLINIFRTNSPFQGVSGLIADPSAANPNLKPEFTRDVEVGATLEFLKGRIALDVAVYNRNSSNQIAPITLPASSGFTQIFENFGKLTNKGVEIDLNVIPVKTQNLTWSLHGVFTKNKSEVTELLPGVTRIPLDNILTEISPYLEAGKPFGYLRGTVDYRDEAGNLLIDPNTGLLIRSTEQQMIGDPNPDFKAGLSTTLNYKGIFLNALFDMTKGGDLYSVTVSSLLGRGVTKDTEDRERGYIIPGYYGDANTGLPIKDSKGNKIPNSTVVSMNELYFGESFAINSATEWNVYDATLYTFRELTIGYDFPKHLFKRTPIGGLTFTVTGRNLWYLAPNFPKYTNFNPEANSFGSTTTQGIELSAAPTTRRYGVNLKVTF; encoded by the coding sequence ATGAAAAGAGAGCTACTCGCCTGGCTGTTCGTGGTCACCAGCGTATTACACGCGACAGCCCAGACACGAACCATCAGCGGAAAAGTTACGGATGCCAAAGACGGGTCTCCCCTGCCCGGTGTAACAGTTGTCGTAAAAGGAACCACAAAGGGGGTTTTTACCATTGGAGATGGTACTTATCGTATTACAGAAGTGTCGCCAGGGTCAGTGCTGGTGTTTTCATTTGTAGGTTACCTGAACCGGGAAATGACCATAGGTGCTGGTAATAACATAGATGTAGCACTGGAAACGGATAAAAAACAATTGGGTGAAATTGTAGTCACTGCTGTGGGTATCAAGCGAAGTGAAAAATCCCTGGGTTATTCCCTCAGCCAGGTAAAGCCGGATGAATTGCTGCAAAAGTCAGAACCGGATATGTTAAAAGGGTTACAAGGAAAGGTAGCAGGGGTGGATATCAGGGTATCGCAAGGTACGCCAGGTGCTGCTACCCGCATTAATATAAGGGGTAATACTTCGTTTTTTGGTAATAATGAACCATTAATCGTGGTAGATGGTGTTCCTTATAATAATGACCAGATCACTACTTCCAGTCAGACTTCCGGAGGTGGCGCCTATTCCAGTGGCCTTTCATCCCTCGATCCCAATGACATCGCCAGCATGACCGTATTAAAAGGGGCCGCGGCCGCCGCACTGTATGGTTCACGTGCCTCCAATGGTGCCGTAATTATTACTACTAAATCAGGTTCTGCAGGCCGGTCCAAAAAAGGGCTGGAAGTAAGCTATTCTACTTCTCTTTCTTTTGAAAACATCGCTAACCTGCCTAAGTATCAGAATACTTACGGACCTGGTACCCTGTTTAATTATGCCAATGCCAATGGTTCCTGGGGCCCCAGGTTTGGTACACTGGATTCTATACCCGTATGGCCCGACTACCTGGCTGCATTTCCGGAATTGTTCCCCACCGGTAAAGTGGCCTATAGGGCAATACCCAATAACGTAAAAGACCTTTTTAAAACGGGATCTATTTATGAAAATTCAGTAACTGTAAACGGAGGAGATGAGAAAACAGCATTGAGTGCTACTGCTTCTTATCTTAACCAGGACGGTTATGTTCCTAATTCCAGCTTTAACCGCGCCAATATCAGTATTGGTGGTAGTTCCAAGCTGGGCATGGGGGTTACGGTAGGTGGAAATTTCAGTTATTCCCGTAGCAATCAGGTAGGTGGTGTATTTGGTGAAAACCAGGTGGAAGGATCTGCTTCTTCCTTTGCACGTAACCTGTTCCTCGCACGTAACTGGAATATTGCAGGGTTGCCTTTCGAAGATAAAAACGGTTTGCCGGTATCTACCAGTAATGCGCAATATGATAACCCGCTCTGGTCTTTCCGGCATAATACTATTTCAACGGTGACTGACCGTTATATCGCCAGCATCAAACTGGGATATGAAATAAATCCATGGATCAGCCTTAACTACCAGATAGGTACCAATACCAATACCTTCTTCAGAAGGGAAATCACGGATATTGGTTCCCGTGCGGCAGAAGGAAAAGGACGTATCAAGGAACAAAACTATCAGTTCCAGGAAATAGAGTCCAACTTCCTGGTAACATTAACGCCTAAAATAAATGAGGACTTTGATTTTAAAGCAGTACTGGGGCATAACGTGAACCAACGTACGATGAGAAATCAGATCATCCTCGGAAATGAAATCATCTCACCAGGTATTTATACCATCACCAACACCAAAACGGTATTACCTGATAAGGGAGAATACACCCGCAGACGCTTATGGGGGCTTTTTGCAGACCTGGAGCTGGGGTATAAACAATTTGCTTTCCTGACCTTCACGGGCAGAAATGACTGGTCTTCTACTTTGCCTACCAACAGTCACAGCTATTTTTATCCCAGTGTATCCGGTTCGTTTGTGTTTACACAGGCATTTGATATCGGCGGAGATGTACTGAACTTTGGTAAGATCCGTGCCAGCTGGGCCAGAGTAGGCCGCGATGCTGATCCGTATTCGCTGATCAACATATTCAGAACTAACAGCCCCTTCCAGGGAGTTTCAGGATTAATAGCTGATCCTTCTGCTGCTAATCCCAATCTGAAACCAGAGTTTACCCGCGATGTGGAAGTAGGTGCAACCCTGGAATTCTTAAAGGGACGTATCGCCCTTGATGTGGCGGTGTACAACAGGAATTCCAGTAACCAGATTGCTCCTATTACCTTACCCGCGTCTTCAGGGTTTACACAAATATTTGAAAACTTCGGTAAGCTGACCAATAAAGGGGTAGAAATAGATCTGAATGTGATCCCTGTAAAGACACAAAATCTAACCTGGTCATTGCATGGTGTTTTCACCAAGAATAAGAGTGAGGTAACAGAATTGTTGCCAGGGGTAACACGTATCCCATTGGACAATATCCTTACAGAAATATCTCCTTATCTGGAAGCAGGAAAACCATTTGGGTATCTGCGTGGAACAGTAGACTACCGGGATGAAGCAGGCAACCTGCTGATAGATCCCAATACAGGGCTGCTGATCCGTTCTACAGAGCAACAGATGATAGGTGATCCCAATCCGGATTTTAAAGCGGGGCTTAGTACCACGCTGAACTATAAAGGAATTTTCCTGAACGCCTTATTTGATATGACCAAAGGCGGAGATCTGTATTCAGTGACCGTTAGTTCATTACTTGGACGTGGTGTAACAAAAGATACGGAAGATCGTGAAAGAGGTTATATCATCCCAGGGTATTATGGTGATGCCAACACAGGATTACCTATTAAAGATTCCAAAGGAAATAAGATTCCGAATAGTACAGTGGTTAGTATGAATGAACTGTATTTTGGAGAGTCATTTGCCATTAACTCTGCCACAGAGTGGAATGTGTATGATGCTACTTTGTATACTTTCCGCGAGCTGACTATTGGGTATGATTTTCCGAAACATCTTTTTAAACGGACACCTATCGGCGGATTAACATTTACCGTAACCGGCCGTAATTTATGGTATCTCGCGCCTAACTTTCCCAAGTATACTAATTTCAATCCGGAAGCTAACAGCTTCGGATCTACTACTACACAAGGGATCGAGTTATCAGCAGCGCCTACCACCCGGAGATATGGTGTGAATCTTAAGGTAACATTCTAA
- a CDS encoding SusD/RagB family nutrient-binding outer membrane lipoprotein, which yields MKRIINSFLVSLVVLTGCTKNFLDVNKDPNNPAVTSLNRLLPAAEQGMVYALGFTNDNRGARGLTEVLSVYMHQVTVREAQDQYGADGNEFNINGAWKGMYSSSPAQVGSDVLGCLQNIETIINQGTQEDNKIYTGIAKILKAYAISQFVDVFGDVPFSEANKLISDGIRYPKYDKDSEIYPKLLALLDEGIADLKADAENPAKPGADDLIYGGKPELWERAANTIKLKLYNQLRLVQNVSAQVTALVGSDMLIESTEGSFMLKYGKSTTPDDRNPGFNDYYAGQKTHYQSPWFWAIMKGYNPAILTSNPDPRIPYYFYRQLKNDEPSQSPSEYRDGGYLSIAFGSIGPNRDFSQDQSMTVFGIYPVGGRYDDGGAEKVDASSSTGAAPFKMLTNADRMYIEAELMSAGVLAGDAKATLSAAMDESMKMVDYVVTLVGNTQVIPKLVGSAAVTTYKTKALAEYDAGSAAKKMEIILTQKWIGSYGSSVDQYTDYRRTGYPVLFNPNNPAQAPGGKLQPPISGDPSNPVQPAIQVQLTRAYPLSLPWSNDDLSVNVNAPPQKQPASARVFWDKD from the coding sequence ATGAAAAGAATAATAAATAGTTTTTTAGTGAGCCTGGTAGTGCTAACTGGTTGTACTAAAAACTTCCTGGACGTCAACAAAGATCCCAATAACCCGGCAGTTACTTCTCTGAACAGGTTGTTACCTGCCGCCGAGCAAGGGATGGTATATGCACTTGGATTTACGAATGATAACCGCGGTGCACGCGGGCTTACGGAAGTATTATCTGTATACATGCACCAGGTAACAGTGCGTGAAGCACAGGATCAATACGGTGCAGACGGAAATGAATTTAACATCAACGGTGCCTGGAAAGGTATGTACAGCAGCTCTCCTGCACAGGTAGGATCTGATGTGCTGGGATGTCTTCAGAACATTGAAACCATCATTAACCAGGGCACCCAGGAGGATAATAAAATCTACACCGGTATTGCCAAAATATTAAAGGCATATGCCATCAGCCAGTTTGTAGATGTGTTTGGTGATGTACCTTTTTCAGAAGCCAATAAGCTGATATCCGATGGAATACGCTATCCCAAATACGACAAGGATAGTGAGATATATCCTAAGCTATTGGCATTGCTGGACGAAGGTATTGCAGACCTTAAAGCAGATGCGGAAAATCCTGCAAAGCCCGGCGCGGATGACCTGATTTATGGTGGAAAGCCGGAGTTGTGGGAAAGAGCAGCTAATACTATTAAGCTGAAACTGTATAATCAGTTAAGGCTGGTGCAGAATGTTTCTGCACAGGTAACTGCACTGGTAGGAAGTGATATGCTGATCGAATCTACAGAAGGGAGCTTTATGCTTAAATATGGTAAAAGCACCACTCCAGATGATCGTAACCCTGGATTTAATGATTATTATGCCGGACAAAAAACGCACTACCAGAGTCCCTGGTTCTGGGCTATTATGAAAGGATATAATCCAGCTATTCTAACCAGTAATCCTGATCCCCGGATTCCTTATTACTTTTATCGTCAGCTTAAAAATGATGAGCCTTCTCAGAGTCCTTCAGAATACCGGGATGGCGGATATTTATCTATCGCGTTTGGATCTATAGGGCCTAACAGGGATTTTTCACAGGATCAGAGTATGACCGTGTTTGGTATTTATCCTGTAGGGGGCCGTTATGATGATGGCGGGGCTGAAAAAGTAGATGCCTCTTCTTCCACCGGTGCTGCACCTTTTAAGATGCTTACTAATGCCGATCGTATGTACATAGAAGCGGAGCTGATGAGTGCCGGTGTACTGGCAGGCGATGCAAAGGCTACGTTATCTGCAGCTATGGATGAATCGATGAAGATGGTAGATTATGTAGTAACATTGGTAGGGAATACCCAGGTAATACCCAAACTGGTAGGTTCTGCAGCGGTTACTACTTACAAAACCAAAGCATTGGCAGAGTATGATGCAGGTTCTGCAGCTAAGAAAATGGAAATCATACTGACACAGAAATGGATAGGCAGTTATGGCAGCAGTGTGGATCAATATACTGATTATCGCCGTACAGGCTATCCCGTACTTTTTAATCCTAATAATCCTGCACAGGCACCAGGTGGTAAATTGCAGCCGCCTATCAGCGGAGATCCGTCCAATCCTGTGCAGCCAGCTATCCAGGTGCAACTTACCAGGGCATACCCGCTATCCCTGCCATGGAGCAATGATGATCTGAGTGTAAACGTAAATGCACCACCACAGAAGCAACCTGCCTCCGCAAGGGTATTTTGGGATAAGGATTAA